The Caulobacter sp. FWC26 genome contains a region encoding:
- a CDS encoding dicarboxylate/amino acid:cation symporter yields MKTIQPGAAARPSEQARPFYRNLYFQVLLAIVGGGLIGHFLPDLGQSLKPLGDAFIKLVKMVIAPVIFLTVVTGIAGMRDLDKVGRVAIKALTYFLIFSTLALIVGLIVANIVQPGAGMNIDPATLKTDKVSEYAAKAHDQTIVGFLMNIIPSTVVSAFADGEILQVLLISILFGLSLTLVGEPGRPVIDFLELVAQAFFKFVHIVMKAAPIGAFGAFAFTIGKYGIASIANLALLVGTFYLTSLLFVVVVLGAVAVANGFSIFSLIRYLKAELLLVLGTSSSEAALPSLIEKLEQAGCPKSVVGLVVPLGYSFNLDGTNIYMTLAALFIAQATGVHLSWEQQALLLGVAMLSSKGAAGVTGAGFITLAATLSVVPSVPVAGMALILGIDRFMSECRALTNFIGNAVAAIVVSRWERGLDLAAFKAALSAKTPPSDTDDSIPDPARP; encoded by the coding sequence GTGAAGACGATCCAACCGGGCGCTGCGGCGCGACCGTCAGAGCAGGCCAGGCCGTTCTATCGAAACCTGTACTTCCAGGTTCTGCTGGCGATCGTCGGGGGTGGTTTGATCGGGCATTTCCTGCCTGATCTCGGTCAATCGCTGAAGCCGCTTGGCGACGCCTTCATCAAGCTGGTGAAGATGGTCATCGCCCCGGTGATCTTCCTGACCGTGGTGACCGGCATTGCGGGCATGCGCGACCTCGACAAGGTCGGGCGGGTCGCGATCAAGGCGCTCACCTATTTCCTCATCTTCTCGACCCTGGCCCTGATTGTCGGCCTGATCGTCGCCAACATCGTCCAGCCGGGCGCGGGGATGAACATCGATCCCGCGACCCTGAAGACCGACAAGGTCTCCGAGTACGCCGCCAAGGCGCATGACCAGACCATCGTCGGTTTCCTGATGAACATTATCCCGTCGACCGTGGTCAGCGCCTTCGCCGACGGCGAGATCCTGCAGGTGCTGTTGATCTCGATCCTGTTTGGCCTGTCCCTGACCCTGGTGGGCGAGCCAGGCCGGCCGGTCATCGATTTCCTGGAGCTGGTTGCTCAGGCCTTCTTCAAGTTCGTGCACATCGTCATGAAGGCCGCGCCGATCGGCGCCTTCGGGGCCTTCGCCTTCACCATCGGCAAGTACGGCATCGCCTCGATCGCCAACCTGGCCCTGCTGGTTGGCACCTTCTACCTGACCTCGCTGTTGTTCGTGGTGGTGGTGCTGGGCGCGGTCGCGGTCGCCAACGGCTTCTCGATCTTCAGCCTGATCCGCTACCTGAAGGCCGAACTGCTCCTCGTGCTGGGCACCAGCTCTTCAGAGGCGGCGCTGCCCAGCCTGATCGAGAAGCTGGAGCAGGCCGGTTGTCCTAAGTCGGTCGTGGGGCTGGTGGTCCCGCTCGGCTACTCGTTCAACCTCGACGGCACCAACATCTACATGACCCTGGCGGCCTTGTTCATCGCCCAGGCCACCGGCGTTCACCTGTCCTGGGAGCAGCAGGCGCTGCTGTTGGGCGTAGCGATGCTGAGCAGCAAGGGCGCTGCGGGCGTCACGGGCGCGGGCTTCATCACCCTGGCGGCCACACTGTCGGTGGTGCCCTCGGTTCCTGTCGCCGGCATGGCGCTGATCCTGGGCATCGACCGGTTCATGTCCGAGTGCCGGGCCCTGACCAACTTCATCGGCAACGCGGTGGCCGCGATCGTCGTCTCGCGTTGGGAGCGCGGGCTGGATCTCGCGGCCTTCAAGGCGGCCCTCAGCGCCAAGACCCCGCCGTCCGACACCGACGATTCCATTCCCGACCCGGCGCGCCCTTAG